ttgaactaagacattatttttgtacaaacaggagaacctcaaaaaatggtctgactagacgaaaatatatgcatcggggctagtaatatcccatagtcgacttctacgacgccTACGGGAGGAAAAAGGGTGTTAAAATTAATCCATAACCAGGCACCACACGGGTCATAGTCggcaaaaaataaaaagcgAGTTTCATTGAAGAGGCACTTGTCGACTTGTTGTTTTACTTTATTAAGCGTAGCACCAGATAGACGTGATTTTGCGTACATTTATAATGTAGGTCACGGCCAGCCGTGCCTGCACTGGTGTTACCAGTATTAATGATTGCCTTTCTGGAATGACATTAAAATCGgagaagattttttttggtttatgAGCCTGACTTCCGATTATAATGTAGAATTttagaaatttaaaatttctATCGACACAAAAATTcgacatatattttttatgtaccaCCACACACCACTGTAATCAACAAGTAgctattttactttactttttatatttagggtAGATCACTTCAATGTCCAATAATCTCGTACCTATGTAGATGTTATGTCCGTGACATGCATTGGTTAAAAttagtaggtaagtacctaacgAGTCAATATTCTACGTGCCCACCAACATGATATTTTTAAAGcagttttacaaaaaaaaactcccaTCTCTCCTTTGCTACCGCTGGATTCGCATAGGAAGAGTCTCAGGAATGAAGAGTCATTAAACATCTAATAGTTTAAACAAAATAGCGAACCTTTAGATAGTATTTATTTGATTAACAAGCATGCCCATTATGACACCAGGATACCCATACCGGCATTGCGTGGCGGCAGAACGTTAATTCGTATTCGAATACTGTTTAACATCAGTGGAAGGAAGTAAACCATAAACAACTATGTATTCTCACAACAAACAACAACAATAAACAGGTAGCCCAAAGTGATGGGCGAAGAAATTCTTCTCAATTCATAATATGACAAGttagtgaaattataatatttttgagtCTTGAGTGTCCAAGACTGAAAGTTCAAGTTTCAATCATATTATAAACCACAAGAAAGTGGATTTATAATGAATCTATTggcaaagtaaaatgtgtaaccaCATTGCacaatatttacgagtagagtAGACTGCCAATACTGCCATATCTTCAAAGATGTAAGTAACATTTGAagctcagttttgacaattataACCATAATTTTGCGATAATACCATCTAACCGAATAGAATGTCAACTCCAAAGGTATAACGCCATCTGAACGTGCATATTTTTTTGACGTTTCCGATGCACTGtacttataggtacatatttattttacaaatttatTACAATTTAAGACAaccataattaataattaatattgatTGTTCGATAAATATTGCACCGATTTTAACCCGGTTAGAGCATTATCCCGACGACACTTTCGGTATGATGGTACCTGTGTTGTCATAGCAGCAAGACAAAGGTACACTTGTCGGTGTATCCGGGAATATGGGGAGGGGTAGGGCGGTCGTTAGGACTTCCGAGGGCCCTAACCGGATGCCCGCGTCACGCGTCGCCGGCTGAGCATGACGGACTTGCCTCACCGTGCCGGCAACCCGCCCGGTTACTAAAACATCTCTCTACTCGACTGCCGAAACGCAGCGGCGAACAACACAAATGAAACGGTTAATATATTTGGGGCTGTGACTCAGACTTTACGTAACCTCGGTGAAAATTATTCCGTATGGTCTTCGAGGCAGGCAGCTATTTCAATTTCTAATTGTCTTTAAATGTTTTGGTACCATTAATAAGACACTTAAGTAACACGCGGTTGCAACGTTAGTAAACGTCGGTGACGACTATCTATTACCTACACAAAGAAATCTATAGTCTTTCGAAATAGATTTGAAATAGTTGCAGTAAGAGGTGATATGTATtataccaataaaataaaataaaaaataccattTATAACCAAGTATGTGCCTATATATGCATCCAGATTTGAGACAATAGTCAGacaaaatttgcaaaaaaatacaTGTGCCTTTAAGATAACTCCACTTGATGAATGAAATGAAGCTTACAAATAGCAAAACGAAATCGCGTCCGATACACAAACAATAAAAGTGGTTTCACAAGACGTCTTCACATGCAGTTGAAAAGTAGGCAGTGTAACGTGAGATGTTGACCAGTGGCCTTGATCACGCGTGCTCGGTTCCAGGCGGCTGGGCCTCCGCCACACACGAGGGACCCTGGCAACCTGGCACCGCCTCGCGCAACCTGAGAGTGTCGCTTGCCACTTGAGCGGAACTTTGGAATAGTCCATTAGATATTGAGAGAGTCATTTAGATATATGTAGATGTAAACTCCCCTTTAACTCGTAGACTATGTACTTATTTTAGTAATGGATATTGTAAATAACGCATAACACTAGTACCTCCGTGGCTTAGTCGTAAGAAACAAATAGACAGTTGCGGTATTTGGCCGCAGCGTCCGCAGGTTTGAACCCAGAGGAAGGTGTATTATTTTTCAATTCCTTTTCCGAGTTTTGTCCAAAATTATATTGCTAACAAAATTGACAAGTAGCATAATCCGTGTACTCATATAAATGTTTAAAGATAAATTACagcataataatattatgattattttaaccagtCGTTCTACCaactgttatttttaaatctgcTTGTTGGATAAACAATTGCGCTATATCAGGCACGGAAATAATAATTCTGATGAATAGATGATATGCCGCGGGACAGCTAAATCTGATAATTACATTACTCATTACACTTAATTACGAGGTCCGTTACCGGGACAGTTAAATtatatagtatgagtatgaggcGAGTTATGAATTTCACGAAACCGCTCGGAAATGATGCACATTCAAAAGATGGCGTGATTAAGTTAAATTTTAAGTTAGTGCCTATTGGTGGATCTCGTTGTTTGAAAGTGGCACCTAAATATAAGCTACTGTCATTAATATGGCCTTAAAATAGAGAACATCCCATCAGTTATGAAGACTGCAATGTGCACTTTTCGATAAGAGGTTAGAGACACAATGTTTGAAGCAAAAGCGTGAGAAGCGCATGACACTCTCAATCAGCATTACTGTTGTTAGTATTCCCAACTTTTTATAAAACTATACACAAGCCGACTGATATAATGAATATACCGTTATTTGGTTTTGCTCTGTACTTACTTACTGTCTTACTGTCGTAAATTGGCTCATCGCATTATGATGTTTGTGTATTACTTGTTCTCTGAaactttcagattttttttggtGTTATTGGTTTATAACAGTAATGTTTTATGTTTACAGGTTCCAGAAAGAATTGAGCTCAGCACTCAACTTTCCAAGAATGGTGACAAGGAGCAGACATTGGAGGACAATAAGTCCGGGGACAGAGCGGCGCCGGCCAGCCACAGCGCCATGCAGCTCACCGAGGTCACGGCGCTGCACATGGAGGTGGACACCCTGCGGTGGCAGCTTGCGCAGGTATGCTATATGTATAGCATATACCTGCCTACTATCTGTTATTGAACCATCTTTATCAAGTTATACACATATTACGTATGTTTGTAACATGCTTATGCTAATGCTATCGCTTTGCGAACGATTCTGGTTAAGCGAAGTAATTCTATTGTTTCAATTTTGCGAATTCCCGTTAATTTGTTTCTACAACCTATTGTTGAACTATTTAGCcaaaagtacctaagtaggatTGAGAAGAAAGTTTTATTTTCAGACCGAGGCGAATCGACAAATGCATATAGCATTACTCAACCAGATAGTTACTTTTCTCAATAGAGTAAAAAACCATATTGAATGTCACAAAGCTGACTTTAATGAATCTAATGAGAATATAAAAGATATTTCCAAAGAGAGGATCCTACAGAAATCGTTTAATGCAGCAGATATACCGCGTTCTCGGTCAGTCGTACACGTTAACAAACATCTGGAATATTCTTTGCGCCCGGCTAAGAAACTTGGAACAAAGAAGATTAGCAAATCAATAAGTAATGTTAATGGTTATAAAGACTACAACAGTACTTGGTAAGTAATTaacaattatatatattaataaactaATAAGTCATGAAAAGTAAGAGGACGACACCAATAAATTTGTATGAATTAAAAACAAACGGTTTATTTCAGGAACCAATCCAAATTATCACTGACTTCAGAGACAGGACAATCCCAAAAAATCACTGAAGAAATATCACGGCTAATTACTCTTGCCAATACCGTACTAAGTACTAAGCTGCCCGATCTCGCCTGTAACGATGTTCAAAATAACTCCAATGACAAAATACATGCGAGTAACGCTAAAAACGAATCAATGAACTCCAACAACAGCAGCACGATATCAACAGAAAATGTATCTACAAATTCATTAATAATAAAGTCCGTATGCGAAAATTCGGATCTATATGATGACTTGCCAAGTTCGTTGGTAGATGCAGAAGATGATGATATAAAAGAATTTATAATGCCACTCTCAACGCTTAACGGTAACATGGAAAACGAAGTCGCAAGTTTGAAGCTTTCGAGCGAAAAACAAAATCATACTTTTGAAgaaaaatctaaaataaaaaacGGAAAATCATTTTTGAGCAACAAGAAACTAGATTACAACCATGCTGTGAGCAAATTTACGGAAGATGAAAGCGGTTTCTCATCCATGAGTTCATTTCAAGAAATTGGTATTcctataataagtataataccTCCATCACCGTGCAAGGAAATAGGATACGTGGATCATGTCCCCGAAGTCATAGAAGAAACAGGAAAGTGGAAAAATGAAATTGAACTAAATAAACAAACTGTAAAAGTATTTTGGGTGTAACAATTGAACGTACAAATCGTTATTTAATAGGCGTTTACTCA
This genomic stretch from Leguminivora glycinivorella isolate SPB_JAAS2020 chromosome Z, LegGlyc_1.1, whole genome shotgun sequence harbors:
- the LOC125241638 gene encoding uncharacterized protein LOC125241638 → MYMQEQDTFTVKQEEEFSRPVESIMRCEDFKSNFARRLSNRYISRSPSSISRQGSALKLRPADTKNTEATPDNVPERIELSTQLSKNGDKEQTLEDNKSGDRAAPASHSAMQLTEVTALHMEVDTLRWQLAQTEANRQMHIALLNQIVTFLNRVKNHIECHKADFNESNENIKDISKERILQKSFNAADIPRSRSVVHVNKHLEYSLRPAKKLGTKKISKSISNVNGYKDYNSTWNQSKLSLTSETGQSQKITEEISRLITLANTVLSTKLPDLACNDVQNNSNDKIHASNAKNESMNSNNSSTISTENVSTNSLIIKSVCENSDLYDDLPSSLVDAEDDDIKEFIMPLSTLNGNMENEVASLKLSSEKQNHTFEEKSKIKNGKSFLSNKKLDYNHAVSKFTEDESGFSSMSSFQEIGIPIISIIPPSPCKEIGYVDHVPEVIEETGKWKNEIELNKQTVKVFWV